Proteins from one Pontibacter korlensis genomic window:
- a CDS encoding ABC transporter permease, with translation MLRNYFNAAYRNLFRHKGFTFINIAGLALGLTACLLIGLFVYDELQYDKSLPEGDQVYRVYNDVSAKEAGLVAVTPPMYATTMKESFPEVETVVRILMLQFDANNLMEAGDKRVYEKGRFYTDPEFFEVFQLPFVYGSPDKALDDPSSIVISDEFSKRAFGDVNPVGQKVSVNKLPYLVRGVFATPDKFHLPVNFVLPMVAAELPAERMKKWSWLQFYTYVKLKEGADPKLTEAKLKSIVDKQVDPESNQPYYYIPVLQPLKEVYLYSASFKFDQSIRGNIVYVKALSMIALFILLIACFNFVNLATAKSAQRAKEVGVRKAVGASKSQLVLQFLGETVLLTLISVIFSAALTSLLLPSLNAFTDKSMSFNIFTDPSLLLLMLALTLVVGVLAGLYPALVLSGYKPVKVLKSAVVVDSSVGKIQWLRHGLIVVQFALSIFLIICAVVVYKQVSYLHGKDLGFNKEQIMFFQMRGENMFENFETFKNELKQVPGVKNVSVGYGFPGDATAGDGIIVPKNGEQVHHSVTQLMVDYDYINTLDVKVLAGRPFSKEHKTDADHAFMINETAVRELGYGTPEKALGQPLRWGIWNDVNPDSMKDGKIIGVVKDFHVKSLYDKVEPTVLQIFPSANWKVAVKITGEDVTATIKGVGEVWSKFSPDYPIEYIFMDDNFATMYKAEDKLRTLLWIFTSIAIFVACMGLFGLAAYAAERRKKEIGIRKVLGADTTTIVALLAKEFLRLVIVAALVAFPLAWYAMNGWLQDFAYRISIPLWAFLVAGIVAAIVAFVTISYQAIKAATANPVTNLRFD, from the coding sequence ATGCTACGAAACTACTTTAATGCTGCCTATCGGAACCTCTTTAGGCACAAGGGCTTTACCTTCATTAATATTGCAGGCCTGGCGCTGGGGTTAACAGCCTGTTTGCTCATCGGCCTGTTTGTATATGACGAACTGCAGTATGATAAGTCTTTGCCAGAAGGGGACCAGGTGTACCGTGTCTATAACGATGTATCGGCAAAGGAGGCCGGGCTGGTGGCGGTTACGCCCCCTATGTACGCAACCACTATGAAGGAGAGCTTTCCGGAGGTGGAGACAGTAGTACGTATACTTATGCTACAGTTCGATGCCAATAACCTGATGGAGGCCGGCGACAAAAGAGTCTATGAAAAAGGCCGCTTTTACACTGATCCGGAGTTTTTTGAGGTGTTTCAACTGCCCTTTGTTTACGGTTCACCTGATAAAGCTTTAGATGATCCTTCTTCGATTGTTATCTCAGACGAATTTTCCAAAAGGGCTTTCGGAGATGTTAACCCAGTTGGCCAGAAGGTGAGTGTCAACAAGCTGCCTTACCTGGTAAGGGGGGTGTTTGCTACACCCGACAAATTTCACCTGCCGGTGAACTTCGTGCTGCCAATGGTTGCCGCCGAGCTGCCTGCCGAACGTATGAAGAAGTGGAGTTGGCTGCAGTTTTATACTTATGTGAAGCTGAAAGAGGGAGCAGACCCAAAACTGACAGAGGCAAAGCTGAAAAGCATTGTAGACAAGCAGGTAGACCCAGAGTCAAACCAGCCTTACTACTATATACCTGTGCTGCAACCCCTGAAAGAAGTATACCTGTACTCGGCCAGCTTTAAGTTTGACCAGTCAATCAGGGGGAATATTGTGTATGTGAAGGCGCTCAGCATGATTGCCCTGTTTATTCTACTCATAGCCTGTTTCAATTTTGTGAACCTGGCCACGGCAAAGTCAGCGCAGCGAGCAAAAGAAGTGGGCGTACGCAAGGCCGTAGGAGCCAGCAAAAGCCAGCTGGTGCTGCAGTTCCTGGGCGAGACGGTGTTGCTCACACTCATCAGTGTTATTTTCTCGGCAGCACTTACCTCGCTACTATTGCCTTCGCTCAATGCCTTCACAGATAAAAGCATGAGCTTTAATATATTCACTGATCCGTCTCTTCTGCTGCTTATGTTAGCCCTAACGCTGGTGGTTGGTGTGCTGGCGGGGCTGTACCCGGCGCTGGTGCTGTCAGGCTATAAGCCTGTTAAGGTCCTGAAAAGTGCGGTAGTGGTAGATAGCAGCGTCGGCAAGATACAGTGGTTGCGCCATGGGCTGATCGTTGTGCAGTTTGCTCTTTCTATTTTCCTGATCATCTGTGCCGTGGTGGTGTACAAGCAGGTGTCTTACCTGCATGGCAAAGACCTTGGCTTTAACAAAGAGCAGATTATGTTCTTCCAGATGCGGGGAGAAAACATGTTTGAGAACTTTGAGACATTCAAGAACGAGTTAAAGCAGGTGCCGGGCGTAAAGAATGTCTCCGTTGGCTACGGGTTTCCGGGCGATGCGACAGCTGGCGACGGAATTATTGTGCCGAAGAACGGGGAGCAGGTGCACCATTCCGTTACGCAGCTGATGGTAGACTATGACTACATTAACACGCTGGATGTAAAGGTACTGGCTGGAAGGCCTTTCTCTAAGGAGCACAAAACAGATGCAGACCATGCCTTCATGATCAACGAAACGGCTGTTAGGGAGCTAGGCTATGGCACACCGGAAAAGGCACTGGGGCAGCCCTTGAGATGGGGCATATGGAATGATGTAAACCCGGACTCTATGAAGGATGGTAAGATCATTGGGGTAGTAAAAGATTTCCACGTCAAGAGCCTGTATGATAAGGTAGAGCCAACTGTGCTGCAGATTTTTCCGAGTGCTAACTGGAAGGTAGCTGTGAAGATAACGGGCGAAGATGTGACTGCTACCATCAAAGGTGTTGGTGAAGTATGGAGTAAGTTTTCTCCGGACTACCCGATCGAGTACATCTTTATGGACGACAACTTTGCCACTATGTATAAGGCGGAGGATAAACTGAGGACCTTGCTCTGGATATTTACCAGCATCGCCATTTTTGTTGCCTGCATGGGCTTATTTGGCTTGGCTGCCTATGCTGCTGAACGCAGAAAGAAAGAGATTGGTATCCGCAAGGTGCTCGGAGCAGATACCACAACCATAGTTGCCCTGCTTGCCAAGGAGTTTTTGCGCCTGGTGATAGTGGCTGCCCTCGTTGCCTTCCCGCTGGCCTGGTACGCCATGAACGGCTGGCTGCAAGACTTTGCCTACCGCATCTCCATACCCTTATGGGCCTTTTTAGTAGCAGGTATAGTGGCGGCGATTGTAGCTTTTGTTACCATCAGTTACCAAGCCATTAAAGCTGCAACGGCCAACCCTGTTACAAACCTTCGCTTTGACTAG
- a CDS encoding (2Fe-2S)-binding protein, with translation MENSPASLPAKHTVTLQVNGEKKQLELASWTSLLDALREHLQLTGTKKGCDHGQCGACTVLVDGKRINSCLTLAVMQQDKEITTIEGLAKDGELHPVQQAFIDHDAFQCGYCTPGQICSAIGLVNEGKAKTLDDIRDLMSGNVCRCGAYVNIVKVVQEALERSAAQ, from the coding sequence ATGGAAAATTCCCCCGCTTCATTACCTGCTAAACATACTGTTACACTTCAGGTAAACGGAGAGAAAAAGCAGCTAGAGCTGGCTTCCTGGACCTCCTTACTAGATGCACTGCGAGAGCACCTGCAGCTAACCGGCACTAAGAAGGGCTGCGACCATGGGCAGTGCGGTGCCTGTACTGTGCTCGTGGACGGCAAACGAATCAACTCCTGCCTGACCCTTGCAGTGATGCAGCAGGACAAGGAAATCACTACGATAGAAGGCTTGGCCAAAGACGGAGAACTGCACCCCGTGCAGCAGGCTTTTATAGATCACGATGCGTTCCAGTGTGGGTATTGTACGCCAGGGCAGATTTGCTCCGCAATAGGCCTTGTTAATGAAGGCAAGGCAAAGACCCTGGATGATATTCGCGACCTGATGAGTGGAAATGTGTGCCGATGTGGTGCTTATGTGAATATTGTTAAAGTAGTGCAGGAAGCACTGGAAAGGAGTGCAGCCCAATGA
- a CDS encoding FAD binding domain-containing protein — MRPFTFAQANDVETAVQELTSHQNSKFIAGGTNLLDLMKIDVMHPEHLVDITHIALKSIEDTEEGGLRLGALATNADTAYNEQVEKRYPLLSHAILAGATGQLRNMATNGGNMLQRTRCYYFYDTDTPCNKREPGSGCSAINGYNRDLAILGTSEYCIATYPSDMAVALAALQATINVTGKDGERTIPMGDFHRLPGDTPHIETNLKEDEIITSIDLPANGFRSHYTYLKLRDRASYAFALVSVAAALELDGDTIRQARIALGGVAHKPWRIPEAEATLQGQRATAENFRKVAEAYLEGAKGYGHNDFKIELAKRAIVRALEQAVEMEAKS; from the coding sequence ATGAGACCATTTACTTTTGCACAAGCCAACGATGTAGAAACAGCTGTTCAAGAGCTTACCAGCCACCAAAACAGCAAGTTTATAGCGGGAGGCACCAACCTGCTGGACCTCATGAAAATCGACGTGATGCACCCGGAGCACCTGGTGGACATCACACACATTGCCTTAAAATCAATCGAAGATACGGAGGAGGGTGGCCTGCGGCTTGGAGCATTGGCCACCAACGCAGACACAGCCTATAACGAGCAGGTAGAGAAGCGATATCCCTTGCTATCGCACGCCATACTTGCAGGTGCCACGGGGCAGCTGCGCAATATGGCAACAAACGGTGGTAACATGCTGCAGCGCACCCGTTGCTACTACTTTTACGACACCGACACACCTTGTAACAAGCGGGAACCCGGTTCCGGTTGTTCTGCCATAAACGGCTATAACCGCGACCTGGCTATACTTGGCACAAGCGAGTACTGCATTGCCACCTATCCTTCTGATATGGCTGTGGCTCTTGCTGCCTTACAGGCCACCATCAACGTGACGGGTAAAGACGGTGAGCGAACTATCCCAATGGGTGATTTTCATCGGTTGCCCGGAGACACGCCGCACATTGAAACAAACCTGAAAGAAGACGAGATTATTACCTCCATCGATTTACCGGCGAATGGTTTTAGGAGTCATTATACTTACCTCAAGCTGCGTGATCGTGCTTCCTACGCTTTTGCTCTTGTATCGGTAGCAGCTGCACTCGAACTGGACGGGGATACCATACGGCAGGCTCGTATTGCCTTGGGTGGTGTGGCGCATAAACCCTGGCGCATACCAGAGGCTGAGGCAACACTACAGGGCCAAAGAGCAACGGCTGAAAATTTCAGGAAAGTAGCCGAAGCTTACCTGGAAGGAGCAAAAGGATACGGGCATAACGATTTTAAAATAGAGCTGGCCAAGCGTGCTATTGTAAGGGCATTGGAGCAAGCTGTGGAAATGGAGGCAAAATCATGA
- a CDS encoding xanthine dehydrogenase family protein molybdopterin-binding subunit produces MKTTQIGQPSNRVDGRAKVTGEAKYAAEFTAPGLLYGFVVSSAIARGKIKSIDTSKALALEGVHEVFSHENRPAYVWFDENYQDKDSPPGAPFRPLYSNEIQFSMQPIALVVADTFELARYAAMLVEVAYEESPFDTDFDANLDKAYVPSEYKSTPPSDPWGNPDEALASADLKLEEEYAHPSEHHNPMEMHASTAVWGDDGKLTIYDKIQGVQNSQQYISTAFGVPKEDVQVISPFVGGAFGSGLRPQYQLFLAVLAARELKRSVRVVLTRQQMFSFGHRPKTLQRFSVGASADGKLEAIHQHAFAETSKFEDYSEDVVIWPGVLYKCDNVKLSHKLVALDVYTPLDMRAPGGTTGIYALECAMDEMAYKAGVDPLEFRIKNYSEKDQNGDKPFSSKELRECYRQGAEKFGWAKRSLEPRSMKEERNLIGWGFAQGAWEATQKPAAAKAVLTTDGKLTVSSATADIGTGTYTVMTQIAAETVGLPLENVTFQLGDSSLPMSPLEGGSWTVSSVGSAVKAVCDKVRGKLFELAKQVANSPLAGAQLEDVSFADGQISLNADPTKSVSIADALKQNPGNSMEQEVKNEPSEEQQKYSPYAHSATFVEVKVDEDLGTVKVTRVVSAIAGGRIINPKTARSQILGGVVWGIGAAMEEETVMDNNLGRFMNHDLDKYHVPVNADVHEIEVIFVEEKDDIVNPLGAKGLGEIGIVSVAPAIANAVFHATGKRVRELPITLDKLL; encoded by the coding sequence ATGAAAACAACTCAGATAGGACAACCATCCAACCGTGTAGATGGCAGAGCTAAAGTAACAGGTGAAGCAAAGTATGCCGCCGAGTTTACAGCCCCAGGACTTTTGTATGGGTTTGTGGTGAGCAGTGCTATAGCCAGAGGAAAGATAAAAAGCATAGATACCAGCAAGGCACTGGCGCTTGAGGGGGTACATGAGGTGTTCTCCCACGAGAACCGCCCTGCCTATGTGTGGTTTGATGAGAACTATCAGGATAAGGATTCACCGCCGGGCGCTCCGTTCCGCCCGCTTTACAGCAATGAAATTCAGTTCAGCATGCAGCCCATTGCTTTGGTTGTAGCCGATACTTTTGAGTTGGCACGTTACGCAGCCATGCTGGTAGAGGTAGCCTATGAGGAAAGCCCGTTTGATACAGATTTTGACGCAAACCTTGACAAAGCGTATGTGCCCAGCGAGTATAAATCCACGCCCCCTTCAGATCCGTGGGGAAACCCTGATGAAGCGTTGGCAAGTGCGGACCTGAAACTGGAAGAGGAGTATGCCCATCCGAGTGAGCATCATAACCCAATGGAGATGCATGCTTCAACAGCGGTGTGGGGAGATGATGGCAAACTGACAATTTACGACAAAATCCAGGGGGTGCAAAACAGTCAACAGTACATTTCCACTGCATTCGGTGTTCCGAAGGAAGACGTACAGGTTATCTCTCCTTTTGTCGGGGGAGCATTTGGCTCTGGGCTGCGCCCGCAGTACCAGCTCTTTCTGGCTGTGTTGGCGGCGCGGGAGTTGAAGCGTTCTGTGAGGGTGGTGCTTACACGGCAGCAGATGTTTTCATTTGGGCATCGGCCTAAAACCTTGCAGCGGTTTTCTGTGGGAGCCTCTGCGGATGGAAAGTTAGAGGCCATACACCAGCATGCTTTTGCTGAAACTTCCAAGTTCGAGGACTACAGCGAAGATGTGGTGATATGGCCTGGCGTTCTCTATAAGTGCGATAACGTAAAGCTTAGTCATAAGCTGGTGGCACTAGACGTATACACGCCTCTGGACATGAGAGCACCGGGCGGAACCACAGGTATTTATGCCCTGGAGTGTGCCATGGATGAAATGGCCTATAAAGCGGGTGTTGACCCACTGGAGTTTCGCATAAAGAATTACTCTGAAAAAGATCAGAACGGAGACAAGCCTTTCTCCAGTAAAGAGCTGCGCGAGTGTTACCGACAGGGAGCAGAAAAGTTCGGGTGGGCTAAGCGAAGCCTTGAGCCGCGGTCGATGAAAGAAGAACGCAACCTGATTGGCTGGGGCTTTGCTCAGGGCGCTTGGGAGGCGACTCAAAAGCCAGCCGCCGCAAAAGCCGTACTTACTACGGATGGCAAACTGACGGTGAGTTCTGCTACAGCTGACATCGGAACAGGTACCTACACTGTAATGACACAGATTGCTGCTGAGACAGTGGGGCTACCGCTAGAGAATGTCACCTTTCAATTGGGAGACTCGTCTTTGCCTATGTCGCCGCTGGAAGGTGGCTCCTGGACAGTGTCTTCAGTAGGGTCGGCTGTAAAAGCTGTTTGCGACAAGGTACGGGGAAAGCTCTTCGAGTTAGCAAAGCAGGTGGCAAACTCACCGTTGGCAGGCGCTCAGCTGGAAGATGTGTCGTTTGCAGATGGGCAGATAAGCCTGAATGCAGACCCAACAAAATCAGTCTCTATAGCAGATGCTTTAAAGCAAAACCCAGGCAACTCCATGGAACAGGAAGTAAAGAATGAGCCTTCTGAAGAACAGCAAAAGTACTCGCCGTATGCACACTCGGCTACCTTTGTGGAGGTGAAAGTGGACGAGGACTTAGGTACTGTGAAAGTAACACGCGTGGTAAGTGCCATTGCAGGTGGCCGTATTATCAATCCTAAAACAGCACGCAGCCAGATATTGGGGGGGGTTGTATGGGGTATTGGTGCAGCTATGGAAGAGGAGACGGTAATGGATAACAACCTGGGGCGCTTTATGAACCACGACCTGGACAAATACCATGTACCTGTAAACGCTGATGTGCACGAGATTGAAGTAATCTTTGTAGAGGAAAAAGACGATATTGTTAACCCGCTTGGGGCAAAAGGGCTGGGTGAGATAGGTATTGTGAGTGTTGCTCCGGCTATTGCTAATGCTGTGTTTCATGCCACTGGCAAGCGCGTGCGGGAACTTCCTATAACACTGGATAAGCTACTGTAA
- a CDS encoding XdhC family protein, with protein MKELRDIVRAFEEAQQANMQTALATVVHVEGSSYRRPGARMLVREDGQLTGAISGGCLEGDALRKARRVMYEQKTMLVTYDTTDEDDAKLGVGLGCNGIIQILIEPINPEGPANPITFFKSFLSSRQTAVLVTLFSLEHRSAEQPGTCLFVTEEGVQGNCSDESIVKALLADARKVLQNRTSITKTYISEKSALTGFVELLKPAVALVVAGAGNDAIPLTNIAAILGWQVTVVDGRSSYATAERFPAAQRVLVAKPEQALPKLQLDAQTVFVLMTHNYNYDLAMLRQLLPLRLPYIGSLGPKKKLERMLAELQEEGIKYSAEELAGVFGPTGLDIGAETSEEIALSIIAEIKAVLSKKAGASLRDKPGVIHPREEAVIKKEVLGDFKEQAAGNTGRSIRGSFSCGI; from the coding sequence ATGAAGGAATTGCGGGATATTGTACGTGCTTTTGAGGAGGCCCAGCAGGCAAACATGCAAACGGCGCTGGCAACAGTGGTGCACGTGGAAGGCTCCTCTTACAGAAGGCCGGGAGCACGTATGCTTGTAAGGGAAGACGGACAGTTGACAGGTGCCATCAGTGGTGGTTGCCTGGAGGGAGATGCACTGCGTAAAGCCCGTCGGGTAATGTATGAGCAGAAAACTATGCTTGTAACCTATGATACAACAGATGAGGATGATGCCAAGCTGGGTGTCGGTCTGGGCTGTAACGGTATCATTCAAATCCTGATAGAGCCAATCAACCCGGAAGGTCCTGCTAATCCTATCACTTTTTTTAAGTCATTTCTGAGCAGCCGGCAAACGGCTGTACTTGTTACCCTTTTTTCGCTGGAACATCGCTCTGCAGAGCAGCCGGGTACCTGTCTTTTTGTAACGGAGGAAGGGGTGCAGGGTAACTGCTCAGATGAATCGATCGTGAAGGCGCTGCTTGCAGATGCCCGGAAAGTGCTGCAAAATCGCACATCCATAACTAAAACGTACATTTCAGAAAAGAGCGCTCTTACAGGTTTTGTGGAGCTGCTGAAGCCTGCGGTTGCACTTGTGGTGGCTGGAGCCGGCAACGACGCTATACCTTTAACAAACATAGCCGCCATACTTGGCTGGCAGGTAACAGTGGTAGATGGTCGTTCGAGCTATGCTACTGCAGAGCGCTTTCCGGCTGCACAGCGCGTTTTGGTTGCCAAGCCTGAACAGGCTCTGCCGAAATTGCAGCTAGATGCGCAAACTGTGTTTGTGCTCATGACGCACAACTACAACTACGACCTGGCTATGCTGCGGCAGTTACTGCCTTTGCGCTTGCCTTACATCGGTTCGCTAGGCCCGAAGAAAAAACTGGAGCGCATGCTGGCAGAACTGCAGGAAGAAGGTATAAAGTATAGCGCTGAAGAACTGGCAGGCGTTTTTGGCCCAACCGGTCTTGATATAGGTGCTGAGACATCTGAAGAAATCGCTCTCTCTATCATTGCTGAAATTAAAGCTGTGCTCTCTAAAAAAGCAGGAGCTTCTTTAAGAGACAAGCCGGGCGTCATACATCCCCGCGAAGAAGCTGTGATCAAAAAGGAGGTGCTGGGAGATTTCAAAGAACAAGCTGCTGGTAACACAGGAAGAAGCATCAGAGGAAGCTTTAGCTGTGGTATTTAA
- a CDS encoding nucleotidyltransferase family protein codes for MESPRYPKTGLVLLAAGASTRLGKPKQNLLYEGKTLLQRAIHTANRSLCTRVIVVLSANTSGALPDDLSKSIFSVQNEAWEEGMASSIRCGLEKVLAVEPEVESCMFMVCDQPFVEEQLLHEMMLAKQQSGKGIVASAYAETLGTPVLFDRKYFKELLSLQGQEGAKKIIMRHRIDAVPISFPLGTIDIDTVEDYASLIRGGQ; via the coding sequence ATGGAATCACCTCGGTATCCTAAAACAGGTCTGGTACTGCTAGCTGCAGGCGCCTCCACACGGCTAGGCAAGCCAAAGCAGAACCTGTTATACGAGGGAAAAACCCTTTTGCAACGTGCTATCCATACAGCCAATCGTTCTCTTTGTACTCGGGTTATTGTTGTGCTTAGCGCCAATACATCAGGTGCCTTGCCAGATGACTTGAGCAAATCCATTTTCTCGGTGCAGAATGAAGCATGGGAGGAAGGCATGGCTTCTTCTATCCGCTGTGGACTTGAAAAAGTGCTTGCAGTAGAGCCGGAGGTTGAAAGCTGTATGTTTATGGTTTGTGATCAACCTTTTGTAGAGGAGCAGTTGCTGCATGAAATGATGCTGGCAAAGCAGCAAAGTGGCAAGGGAATAGTGGCAAGCGCTTATGCAGAGACTTTAGGTACGCCTGTACTTTTTGACAGGAAGTATTTTAAGGAGCTACTTTCGCTGCAGGGGCAGGAGGGAGCTAAGAAAATAATCATGAGACACCGCATTGATGCAGTACCTATTTCCTTTCCCCTTGGTACGATTGACATTGACACAGTAGAAGATTATGCTTCGCTAATTCGAGGTGGTCAGTAA
- a CDS encoding (2Fe-2S)-binding protein, producing MAIFKLQINGRSYEADVEPDTPLLWVLRDSLGLVGTKYGCGIAQCGACTVHVNGNAMRSCVYPVSAVGNAAVTTIEGLAKGDELHPVQQAWDEVDVAQCGYCQAGQIMSATALLNKNPNPSAEEIDNAMNGNICRCGTYHRIREAVALASTKLK from the coding sequence ATGGCGATTTTTAAGCTGCAAATCAATGGCCGAAGCTATGAGGCCGATGTAGAGCCAGATACCCCGCTACTTTGGGTGCTGCGCGATAGCCTGGGGCTGGTGGGTACCAAGTACGGATGCGGAATAGCGCAATGTGGCGCCTGTACAGTGCATGTAAACGGTAATGCCATGCGCTCGTGTGTATATCCGGTATCGGCTGTTGGCAATGCTGCTGTAACAACTATAGAAGGACTTGCTAAAGGAGATGAGCTGCACCCGGTGCAACAGGCATGGGATGAGGTGGATGTGGCCCAGTGCGGTTATTGCCAGGCAGGGCAAATCATGTCTGCCACTGCGCTTCTGAATAAAAACCCGAACCCTTCTGCCGAAGAAATAGATAATGCGATGAACGGTAACATCTGCCGTTGTGGTACTTACCACCGCATTAGAGAAGCTGTTGCATTAGCCTCCACTAAACTGAAATAG
- a CDS encoding xanthine dehydrogenase family protein molybdopterin-binding subunit: protein MSEIPNNSRRTFMKLAATAGGGLFLGFSWTSSVASAIEVFDDAAAASGNIDFNSYLSISPDDVITILSPNPELGQNIKTSFPMIVAEELDADWTKVKVVQAPLDTNKFERQVTGGSGAVPHSWERLRKAGATARQMMIEAAAKRWNVAASTLATDNGMVVHQASGRKLSYGELANEASKIPVPQDVKLKDVKDFKLIGKEIRNVDNREMITGQPLYGMDFYKEGMLFAMIQRPKAFGLKVKSVDAAAAKAMPGIVDVVTFKNNVAVVGKSTWQVNKARKALKIDYEQEGALESSSDHDRIFKELLNSPEATVRRKDGDVDAAFKKAAKVVKSEYQCPFLSHSPMEPMNFFAHVRPDGVELAGPTQTPEMARGMVAKLLDIAPEKITLDLTRLGGGFGRRLSADYVLEAAELSSMIKAPVKVIWTREDDMTGGTYRPAVRYRFEAALDKKGNMIGYKLRGAGINSGNPTREDNFPSGAVEHLLIESVEHKSPITTGPWRAPITNFLAFAEQAFLDEVAQAAKKDPVQFRLELLDKAKKSPVGAIKYDIDRMKGVIDLAVEKSGWGKNNKVAQGFSVYFSHRSYVAQVADVAMKNGKPVVEKIHAAADCGIVVNLSGAYQQVRGGVIDGFGHAMYSNMTFKDGAPEQSNFNNYRLIRIKEIPEVDVHFVNNGIVPTGLGEPALPPTGGAVANAIYKATGKRLRNQPFFEQPELKNA from the coding sequence ATGTCAGAAATACCTAACAATAGCAGACGAACCTTTATGAAGCTCGCTGCCACGGCTGGTGGCGGCCTATTCCTGGGGTTTAGCTGGACGAGTTCTGTTGCTTCCGCCATTGAGGTGTTTGATGATGCAGCTGCGGCCAGTGGTAACATAGATTTCAACAGCTACTTGTCTATCTCCCCGGATGATGTTATTACCATTCTATCACCTAACCCGGAACTAGGCCAGAACATTAAGACTTCTTTCCCGATGATAGTGGCTGAGGAGTTGGATGCGGACTGGACAAAAGTAAAAGTCGTACAGGCTCCACTGGATACAAACAAGTTTGAGCGCCAGGTAACTGGTGGTAGTGGTGCCGTACCGCACTCCTGGGAGCGTCTCCGCAAAGCAGGTGCTACAGCAAGACAAATGATGATAGAGGCTGCCGCCAAACGCTGGAACGTAGCAGCCAGTACGTTGGCAACAGACAACGGAATGGTGGTGCACCAGGCCAGTGGCCGTAAGCTGAGCTATGGCGAATTGGCTAATGAGGCATCTAAAATTCCTGTACCACAAGATGTTAAGCTAAAGGATGTTAAAGACTTTAAGCTTATTGGTAAGGAGATCCGTAACGTGGACAACCGGGAGATGATCACAGGACAGCCGCTCTACGGTATGGACTTTTATAAAGAAGGAATGCTGTTTGCCATGATTCAGCGGCCGAAAGCTTTCGGATTAAAAGTGAAGTCTGTTGATGCAGCTGCAGCGAAAGCAATGCCGGGTATAGTGGATGTGGTTACCTTCAAAAACAATGTGGCTGTAGTTGGTAAATCAACCTGGCAGGTAAATAAAGCCCGCAAAGCATTGAAGATCGATTATGAGCAGGAGGGAGCGTTGGAAAGCTCTTCTGATCATGACCGTATATTCAAAGAATTGCTGAACAGCCCTGAAGCTACGGTACGTCGTAAGGATGGCGACGTGGATGCTGCTTTCAAAAAGGCGGCAAAAGTCGTTAAAAGCGAGTATCAGTGCCCGTTCCTTTCGCATAGCCCGATGGAGCCGATGAACTTCTTTGCGCATGTGCGCCCGGATGGTGTGGAGCTGGCCGGACCTACGCAAACTCCAGAAATGGCGCGTGGCATGGTGGCAAAGCTTCTGGATATTGCTCCTGAAAAGATCACACTTGATTTAACAAGACTGGGTGGTGGCTTTGGCCGTCGTCTGAGTGCTGATTATGTGTTGGAAGCTGCAGAGCTTTCCAGTATGATTAAGGCGCCGGTAAAAGTAATCTGGACCCGTGAAGATGACATGACAGGCGGTACGTATCGCCCTGCAGTACGTTATCGCTTCGAAGCTGCTCTGGATAAGAAAGGCAACATGATCGGGTATAAGTTGCGTGGCGCAGGTATAAACTCAGGTAATCCTACCAGAGAAGATAACTTCCCTTCTGGTGCAGTAGAGCACCTGCTGATCGAGTCTGTGGAGCATAAGTCTCCAATTACGACGGGACCTTGGCGAGCACCTATTACTAACTTCCTTGCCTTTGCTGAGCAGGCGTTTTTAGATGAAGTAGCGCAGGCTGCTAAAAAAGACCCGGTGCAGTTCAGGTTAGAGTTGCTTGACAAAGCTAAAAAGTCACCTGTGGGTGCCATTAAGTATGATATCGACCGCATGAAAGGCGTGATTGACCTGGCTGTTGAGAAATCTGGTTGGGGCAAAAACAACAAGGTAGCTCAAGGCTTTAGCGTATACTTCTCACACAGGTCGTATGTAGCCCAGGTGGCAGATGTGGCGATGAAAAACGGTAAGCCGGTTGTAGAGAAAATTCATGCAGCTGCTGACTGTGGTATTGTGGTTAACCTGAGCGGTGCGTACCAGCAGGTAAGAGGTGGTGTGATAGATGGCTTCGGACATGCTATGTACAGCAACATGACCTTCAAGGATGGGGCACCGGAGCAGAGCAACTTCAACAACTACCGCCTGATCCGCATAAAAGAGATACCTGAAGTGGATGTACACTTTGTAAACAATGGCATAGTCCCAACTGGTTTGGGCGAGCCTGCATTGCCTCCGACAGGAGGTGCAGTGGCCAATGCCATTTATAAAGCTACAGGTAAACGCTTAAGAAATCAGCCTTTCTTTGAACAACCAGAGCTGAAGAACGCTTAA